One Helianthus annuus cultivar XRQ/B chromosome 7, HanXRQr2.0-SUNRISE, whole genome shotgun sequence genomic region harbors:
- the LOC110878056 gene encoding SAC3 family protein B, with protein MWAGGFDKSSGPGSRQQTPPAFPSPSPSSSSSWFTTIPSSRNPNTQAQVSTYKDVLQNSTSLVGGRFNGNDFPPVQDLKRTRSPPAAAAAAAAASFKNTSVGSHPIPPRINKSLHTTETQRLTTSHVWTPPYTDLDKPASTELPVPKRTRPTMNSSLTPSVSPPKLSTRPDSHVWTPPYADLDKPATNPIELPVPKRTRLPFSTDHGLRGNSSLHDDDAERELQAKAKRLARFRDELSQPEPSDGNQKPQAQQAEFLGIDKRASDTETGHLRNSNLQTDGEDQDSSAAIIGFCPDMCPEQERAERERKGDLDQYERLGGDRNHTTKSLAVKKYTRTAEREAALIRPMEILQKTMDYLLDLLEQAYDDKLLGLYNFLWDRMRAIRMDLRMQHIFNLGAITMLEQMIRLHIIAMHELCEYTKGEGFSEGFDAHLNIEQMNKTSVELFQLYDDHRKNGTEVPTEREFRGYYALLKLDKHPGYKVEPSELSLDLAKMTPGIRQAGEVLFARNVARACRSGNFIAFFRLARKASYLQACLMHAHFGKLRTQALAALHSGLQNNQGIPVTQVAKWLGMEEENMEDLLEYHGFSIKEFEEPYMVKEGPFLNGDGDYPLKCSKLVHLKRSTTIVDDVLSPCFMESSPPKGLPTDNMQQESPVAQTHTFTNAIVADDGGIKNDIRLQPMFTTPAQVVAADSLSEDHPHLELASPSPRDIFKTNNSFHSPKPVSPKPSYDKPFRNSLEKHGQSTIFAKNVFVETVPVEQDPVINHSFISVEDLEPENVIQQVANEIEIDTSVDEQVAEAKLKLILRLWRRRALIKKDLRNKKQLAANAALNSLSLGPPVCHFKEKLQVAGDFDFDRVMCERYEKQEQLQSRLNVSNVVAAILGARNQYPNCICWKLLFFSLHSGIKASNLDPASWLRHKLMPENISKNDDELVASSPGLSIWKKWDYASDLTCYFSVVRNIQSDDLVEETVLGASAVMLVASEYISWEAQKIRLHNLVSLIPYASCLPLLILSGSSPSTTVENLGLNQVDRSKICSFSVLPIDGDENLRKALEWLASESPVQPVVHCVKTRDLVMNHLQFDAHKRSPEHCISAINDALDESIKEICDAAKSNPASWPCPEISLLDFQPYLPSVGWSSASRIEPLIQALKNCKLPNNISWCSLTGIDIQNQKTQLEYLLVTYLRPLMGLPLAQKEASTLIQNCVGLELHGSTYYLVPKWNIIFGRIFNWQLTSLPNATAYVLERQHMSSQRFEDESCYLKSPSLDDMMQVVTRPGLESEFKDLEAAVCDPPVEMVMDVDASVMYVEEEDDDDDSKVNERSLSRLLEQCNIVQDIIDKKLSVYF; from the exons ATGTGGGCTGGCGGATTTGACAAGAGCTCAGGTCCTGGTTCGAGACAACAAACACCTCCTGCCTttccatcaccatcaccatcatcgtcCTCCTCCTG GTTTACTACTATTCCATCATCGCGTAATCCCAATACCCAAGCTCAAGTCTCTACTTACAAAGATGTTCTGCAAAACTCAACAAGCCTTGTCGGGGGGAG GTTTAATGGTAATGACTTTCCTCCTGTCCAAGATTTGAAAAGAACAAGATCACcacctgctgctgctgctgctgctgctgctgcttctTTCAAAAATACCTCTGTGGGGAG CCACCCTATTCCTCCTCGGATAAACAAATCTCTTCATACAACGGAAACTCAAAG ATTAACCACCAGTCATGTTTGGACTCCACCATATACTGATCTTGATAAACCTGCTTCAACTGAATTACCTGTTCCAAAACGCACCAGGCCAACCATGAACAGCTCTCTAAC GCCCTCTGTATCTCCTCCCAAATTGAGCACAAGACCTGATAGTCATGTTTGGACTCCACCATATGCCGATCTTGATAAGCCTGCAACCAATCCAATCGAATTACCTGTTCCAAAACGTACTAGGTTGCCCTTTTCAACTGATCATGGGTTGCGGGGAAACAGCTCTCtacatgatgatgatgctgaAAG AGAATTGCAAGCTAAAGCAAAGCGATTGGCCCGTTTTAGAGATGAACTTAGCCAACCTGAGCCAAGCGACGGAAACCAAAAGCCACAGGCACAGCAAGCTGAATTTTTGGGTATTGACAAAAGAGCTTCAGATACGGAAACAGGACATTTACGTAATAGCAACTTACAAACCGATGGTGAAGATCAAGATTCATCAGCAGCTATCATTGGATTTTGTCCAGATATGTGTCCAG AGCAAGAAAGAGCAGAACGGGAGAGGAAAGGAGATCTGGATCAATATGAACGTTTGGGTGGGGATAGGAACCACACTACTAAATCTCTTGCAGTTAAAAAG TACACTAGGACTGCTGAGAGGGAAGCTGCACTGATACGACCGATGGAAATCTTGCAAAAGACTATGGATTATCTTTTAGACTTGCTGGAACAAGCGTATGATGATAAATTGCTTGGTTTATACAACTTTTTGTGGGACAGGATGAGGGCCATCAGGATGGACCTCAGGATGCAGCATATCTTTAATCTAGGAGCTATAACTATGCTGGAGCAGATG ATACGGCTTCATATTATCGCAatgcatgaattatgtgaatataCGAAAGGAGAAGGTTTTTCAGAGGGATTTGATGCGCACCTTAACATAGAACAGATGAACAAAACATCTGTTGAGTTATTCCAGTTGTACGATGATCACAGGAAGAATGGAACAGAGGTGCCTACAGAAAGAGAATTTAGAGGCTATTATGCACTTCTCAAATTGGATAAACATCCAGGCTACAAA GTTGAACCCTCAGAGCTCTCACTCGATCTTGCCAAGATGACACCTGGGATACGACAAGCTGGAGAAGTTCTGTTTGCTCGGAATGTAGCTAG AGCCTGCAGAAGTGGTAATTTTATAGCATTCTTTCGTTTGGCTAGAAAGGCTAGCTATCTTCAAGCATGCTTAATGCATGCTCACTTTGGCAAG TTACGGACTCAGGCGCTTGCTGCTCTACACAGTGGGCTGCAAAATAACCAAGGAATTCCAGTTACCCAGGTTGCCAAGTGGCTTGGAATGGAG GAGGAAAACATGGAAGACCTTTTGGAATATCATGGATTCTCTATAAAGGAATTTGAGGAGCCATATATGGTAAAGGAAGGCCCATTTCTTAATGGGGACGGTGACTATCCTTTGAAGTGCTCAAAACTTGTTCATCTCAAGAGATCTACAACTATTGTTGACGACGTTTTATCTCCTTGTTTCATGGAATCTTCGCCTCCAAAAGGGCTCCCGACTGACAATATGCAACAAGAATCACCCGTTGCTCAAACTCACACTTTTACCAATGCCATTGTGGCAGATGATGGAGGTATTAAAAATGACATACGACTGCAGCCAATGTTCACTACTCCAGCTCAAGTAGTAGCTGCTGACAGTTTGAGTGAAGATCACCCTCACTTGGAACTTGCTAGTCCTTCACCTCGGGATATCTTCAAAACTAATAATTCCTTTCATTCTCCCAAACCTGTCTCTCCGAAACCAAGTTATGATAAACCTTTTAGGAACTCTCTTGAGAAGCATGGCCAATCAACCATTTTTGCAAAGAATGTATTTGTAGAAACAGTGCCTGTTGAACAAGACCCAGTTATTAACCACAGCTTTATTTCTGTTGAGGACCTCGAACCTGAAAATGTGATTCAACAAGTGGCAAATGAAATTGAAATTGATACCTCTGTAGATGAACAAGTTGCTGAGGCAAAACTTAAGCTGATATTGAG GCTCTGGAGACGGCGTGCTCTTATAAAAAAGGATTTACGTAATAAAAAACAACTTGCAGCAAATGCTGCATTAAATTCCCTTTCATTGGGCCCTCCAGTGTGCCACTTCAAAGAG AAATTACAAGTTGCTggtgactttgactttgaccgtGTAATGTGTGAGAGATATGAGAAACAAGAACAACTGCAGTCAAGACTTAATGTTTCTAATGTAGTAGCTGCTATACTCGGTGCACGTAACCAATATCCTAATTGCATTTGCTGGAAATTGTTATTTTTTTCTTTGCACTCCGGGATCAAAGCATCCAATCTGGATCCAGCCTCGTGGTTGCGCCATAAGCTTATGCCTGAAAATATCAGCAAAAATGATGACGAGTTAGTAGCATCTTCGCCTGGCCTGTCAATATGGAAGAAATGGGATTATGCTAGTGATTTGACATGTTATTTTTCGGTGGTTAGAAACATACAATCTGATGATCTAGTTGAAGAAACAGTTTTGGGTGCAAGTGCAGTCATGCTCGTAGCATCTGAATATATCTCATGGGAGGCCCAAAAGATTCGGCTTCATAACCTTGTATCTCTAATTCCTTATGCGTCTTGTTTGCCACTTCTGATCTTAAGTGGTTCCAGCCCGTCAACGACAGTCGAAAATTTGGGCCTTAATCAAGTTGATAGATCAAAAATCTGCTCCTTTTCTGTTCTTCCGATAGACGGTGATGAGAATTTAAGGAAGGCACTGGAGTGGCTGGCAAGTGAGAGCCCCGTACAACCCGTTGTTCACTGTGTAAAAACACGCGATTTGGTTATGAACCACTTACAATTTGATGCTCATAAAAGAAGCCCAGAACATTGCATTTCAGCCATTAATGATGCTTTGGATGAATCCATCAAAGAAATTTGTGATGCTGCAAAGTCAAATCCTGCCAGCTGGCCCTGCCCCGAGATCTCGTTGCTCGATTTCCAACCCTATCTGCCTAGTGTAGGATGGAGTTCTGCTTCAAGAATCGAGCCTCTTATTCAAGCTTTAAAAAACTGCAAATTACCAAATAACATATCTTGGTGCTCTCTGACTGGGATTGATATCCAAAATCAGAAAACACAACTGGAGTACTTGCTGGTGACCTACCTGCGTCCTTTAATGGGATTACCCTTGGCCCAAAAGGAAGCATCTACTTTGATACAAAATTGCGTGGGACTCGAGCTGCATGGTTCAACGTATTACCTAGTTCCAAAGTGGAACATCATTTTCGGGCGTATCTTCAATTGGCAGTTGACAAGCCTACCTAATGCGACAGCGTATGTGTTGGAGCGACAACATATGTCTTCACAACGTTTTGAAGATGAATCTTGTTATCTGAAATCTCCATCTCTAGATGATATGATGCAAGTTGTCACAAGGCCGGGTTTGGAATCAGAATTTAAGGATTTGGAAGCAGCGGTTTGTGATCCTCCCGTTGAAATGGTGATGGATGTAGATGCTTCAGTGATGTATgtggaagaagaagatgatgatgatgatagcaAGGTGAATGAGAGGAGTTTAAGCAGGTTGCTGGAGCAGTGTAACATTGTGCAGGATATAATAGACAAGAAGTTATCCGTATACTTCTGA